The sequence below is a genomic window from Daphnia pulicaria isolate SC F1-1A chromosome 6, SC_F0-13Bv2, whole genome shotgun sequence.
aattgtCCTCGGGATCGACTGTGAATTTGCGTCTTATACTCTTATGTAAACTAAACATAACTAACCCAAATCTAGAGCAAATGTCATAGGTAACACTTCAACCCTCGCCTTATCGTGTCATAGTGGATGTATTAAAAAAGGACTGAATAACGCGTGAATAAAACtgtgttaatttaatttttttgtttttgcttatttttatttttggccgcTCGGCGCAACCAACGGCTGGtggctttttcaaatcttaattagaaacagaacaaaaagaaagatataTGTTAAAGTCAAATATCTTCTAATTCCATATtgctaataataaattttgctgTAACTTAAGCCTTAAGCTTTAAAAAAGTGCGACGCGGGGTGGCGACTAAAAGTCGCACATCTAATGATTCACAGATATTCATTGAATGTTCCgatatgtttgattgatatctatactaaaaaagttaaagtATCACGTTAATTTAAGCGATAAACGAAGCACGAAGGGGGGGAGGGCGGGGTTGGCGGGCGAAGCCCGCCACccaagcccccccccccccccccactcctgATTCACTATACCGAATCAGATTCAATTGCATTTCATgtttacttttgcttttttaatgtttaattgATATTTCCTACGGGAACCTCGCAAACCGGAACGGGGTGCCAGCATTATAATTAACTATGAAGACCCTTCGATTTCTGGCGTTTCCTCAATTCCTCTATCCCTCTGGGAGGACCGACAGCGCCATCTTATCGGATGGTGGGTGACTGTGTGGGACACCTTCGTCTCGGATTCTCGAATTGGAATCCCTATCGGGAAATTTGGTGACTACACCTCAGTAACGTTGTTTGTCGAAAGTGACAGAAAGGACGAcagaaaaaatcagaaatctTATATTACATATTTAATACGCTATGCTTGATTCTTGTTATCAGTTACGATTATCTGCAAGTTCATATCAACTTGATTAACGTTAATTCATCAAGTTTCTGTTTTGGGGAATTTATAGCATCCATTTATACAGTTTATAACAGGTAAGACAGAACTTTTCAGTATATCAATATATTTACTACTTTAAAAAGAGCTTTACTGCAATATAAAGTTTGTTTAgtttgaaatgataaaaaacttATCTTTGAAATGTTAAGGatggtttttgtttcttggttGATTTCTTGTTCAATCCATAATATGTTGACCTAAAGAGGTGAAATAACATACTTAATGCAATCTTTGATCAAAGATAACTATTGTTTATGCAATACCATGAACTTTGAGTAGAAAATATGCATTGAAGATGGACTAACTGTGATTAAAGCAAATGAATATGCATGGATTCGATTCTAATCCTCTGGCTCTTGAAATTTGCTTCAATTTATAATTTCTGCTTTCCATAGTGttattaatttctttatttcaaatCAAGGTGGATATATTAGAACATTCTCACCAATGACatatttttgttctattttATTAGTATGCCTCATGCAACCAGAAAGTGGGAAGTATACCCTGGAAGAAACCGTTTTTGTTGTGAAGGAAGGATAATGATGGCAAAACAAGTTGGAATATTTTACATAACAGTTGGACTTATCGTTGCAACTAGCTGCACCTTCTTCATATTTGAGTATGTGTCTAACCTCTTACATTTAATGGCATATTGATTATATTTTGCCACTACACAGTTCTATTCAAACTAAATTCTAACTAGATCTCTTTAAAATCTGCCTTCTTACAATTGTAAATGCCATTTCACAGTACATTTTGATAATGTGTGGCTTatggatattttattttgaaaatagttGTTGTAAAGTAAAGGGAAATGACTTTTATTACTGCTGTTTACATTTTCAATCTTCTCATTGTTGCAACTTTTTACAGCTGTCCGTTTTTAGCTGTCAAAATAACTCCTGCCATACCTGCTGTGGGAGGTCTTCTGTTTACTTTTGTCTTGGCAACTCTTTTTCGAACGTCGTTTTCCGACCCAGGAGTTATTCCTCGGGCCACTCCAGATGAAGCTGCGGAcatcgaaaaacaaattggtaTATCAATATTTGAACTTTATGCTGGTttatttggccttttttttcctgtttccaTACTTGATTAGgccatttttgatttatttaagataaagaaaatgtgtGCGTGAAGAGCATCTTAACTTGATAAATAATTTTgcctaattattttatttatttttctttaaactatTTATACAGAAGTTCCAAACAGTCCAAATAGTCCAACGTATCGTCCACCACCTCGGACGAAAGAAGTCGTTGTATGTGGACAAGTTGTAAAGTTAAAGTTCTGCTTTACCTGTAAAATATTTCGCCCACCTAGAGCATCTCATTGCAGTATCTGCGACAACTGCGTTGGTAGAAAgccttttattgattttctatggattttaaaacagaattttccctGAAATTGCTTAAACTGTATTGATTCTCAAATTAACTAATGGTTATATTGATTATAGATGGCTTTGATCATCATTGCCCGTGGATTGGCAATTGCGTGGGACGTAGAAACTATCGATATTTTTATTCGTTCATAGTCTCCCTAGCATTCATGTGCGTCTTCATTTTTGCATGTGCTGTCACTCATCTGGTCTTGTGTAAGAATATATTCATATTTTATagatatttattcattttttctaaagctaatttctttttaccacACTAAAGTAACTAGGGACGACAGGCCATTTGTCGATGCAATCAAAGAATCCCCTGCCAGTGTTCTTGTTgctataatttgtttttttagcgTTTGGAGTGTGTTAGGATTGGCCGGGTTTCACACATACTTAACTACTTCCAATCAAACTACAAATGAAGATGTAAGAACGGAAATTTTCATATTCACTCGGAGTTGCAAAGTCTTTGgcttttcccgttttttatGTGGAATTTAACTATTGGATAGTCTATAGTTTAAAAACAAGTGTAATGGCATTGTTATTCGTCTTTGATCACTAATGGGAAGAGGATTCACTCTCCACAAAGCCACATGAAAAGCAGAAAATTAAGTGATAGAATACATATAGAATATTGTCTTTTATAATAGTAAAAATACTAACTTAAGTTGTTGagtatccctttttttttagattaaagGCTCTTTCACTGGAAAACgtggacaagaaaaaattaatcctTACAGTAAAGGAGGAGTTTGTGCAAATTGTTTATTCATATTATGTGGCCCTATGC
It includes:
- the LOC124341805 gene encoding palmitoyltransferase ZDHHC18-like isoform X1, with the protein product MPHATRKWEVYPGRNRFCCEGRIMMAKQVGIFYITVGLIVATSCTFFIFDCPFLAVKITPAIPAVGGLLFTFVLATLFRTSFSDPGVIPRATPDEAADIEKQIEVPNSPNSPTYRPPPRTKEVVVCGQVVKLKFCFTCKIFRPPRASHCSICDNCVDGFDHHCPWIGNCVGRRNYRYFYSFIVSLAFMCVFIFACAVTHLVLLTRDDRPFVDAIKESPASVLVAIICFFSVWSVLGLAGFHTYLTTSNQTTNEDIKGSFTGKRGQEKINPYSKGGVCANCLFILCGPMPPSFIDRRGFVIPEHSVVPSSELVQAPCATSFASVQGNSEVRILNNGKGHVTVSVSNSTSRKQAQLGSHQETKCPEVDPVVSLQPLSTLSASSLQLLHERTMINTDLDLDSLDESASSNPCHLHLESASITSSQTGLLHPLVPRYNDL
- the LOC124341805 gene encoding palmitoyltransferase ZDHHC14-like isoform X2; the protein is MPHATRKWEVYPGRNRFCCEGRIMMAKQVGIFYITVGLIVATSCTFFIFDCPFLAVKITPAIPAVGGLLFTFVLATLFRTSFSDPGVIPRATPDEAADIEKQIEVPNSPNSPTYRPPPRTKEVVVCGQVVKLKFCFTCKIFRPPRASHCSICDNCVDGFDHHCPWIGNCVGRRNYRYFYSFIVSLAFMCVFIFACAVTHLVLLTRDDRPFVDAIKESPASVLVAIICFFSVWSVLGLAGFHTYLTTSNQTTNEDIKGSFTGKRGQEKINPYSKGGVCANCLFILCGPMPPSFIDRRGFVIPEHSVVPSSELVQAPCATSFASVQGNSEVRILNNGKGHVTVSVSNSTSRKQAQLGSHQASIAKI